The Acinetobacter sp. GSS19 genome includes a region encoding these proteins:
- a CDS encoding CTP synthase has protein sequence MTHFIFVTGGVVSSLGKGISAASVAALLEARGLKVTMVKMDPYINVDPGTMSPFQHGEVFVTEDGAETDLDLGYYERFLRRAKMTKLNNFTSGRVYQDVLNKERRGDYLGGTVQVIPHITDNIKERVLRAGEGYDVAIVEIGGTVGDIESLPFMESVRQLLVELGHKRSMLMHLTLLPYIKSAAELKTKPTQHSVKELLSIGIQPDILICRTEHDVDADTTRKIALFTNVEARAVVVCKDAKTIYQIPRTFYEQDVDDFICERFGYTDLPEADLTDWDNVVEALLNPEFTVRVAMVGKYVELPDAYKSVNEALLHAGIKNRVKVQIDYVDAERLESEDVNQVLAEADAILVPGGFGERGTEGKMTAIRYARENKIPFFGICLGMQLAVIEYARNVAGMPEATSTEFNRSTKFPLIGLITEWLDERGELQHRSVDSDLGGTMRLGAQKSELVAGTKIREIYGAAEITERHRHRYEMNDRFIAPIEQAGMKISGYSTAQHLVETVEIADHPWFIAVQFHPEFTSSPREGHPLFASFIAAAKQQHQK, from the coding sequence ATGACCCATTTTATTTTCGTGACTGGTGGTGTGGTTTCATCACTAGGTAAAGGTATTTCAGCTGCTTCAGTTGCTGCACTTTTAGAAGCTCGTGGTTTAAAAGTGACCATGGTGAAAATGGATCCATATATTAATGTCGATCCAGGCACGATGAGCCCATTCCAACATGGTGAAGTTTTTGTCACAGAGGATGGTGCTGAAACTGACCTAGATTTGGGTTATTACGAGCGTTTCTTGCGTCGCGCAAAAATGACCAAGCTCAACAACTTCACTTCTGGTCGTGTTTACCAGGATGTACTGAACAAAGAGCGTCGTGGTGACTATCTTGGTGGTACTGTTCAGGTTATTCCACACATCACAGACAATATTAAAGAACGTGTACTACGTGCCGGCGAAGGTTACGATGTTGCGATCGTTGAAATTGGCGGAACAGTAGGTGATATCGAATCTCTGCCTTTCATGGAGTCTGTACGCCAACTTTTAGTTGAATTGGGCCACAAGCGTTCAATGCTCATGCATTTAACCTTGTTACCATATATTAAGTCTGCTGCTGAACTCAAAACCAAGCCAACACAGCATTCGGTGAAAGAATTGCTGTCGATTGGTATTCAGCCAGACATTCTGATCTGCCGTACCGAGCATGATGTTGATGCCGATACCACCCGCAAGATTGCACTCTTTACTAACGTAGAAGCACGTGCAGTTGTGGTATGTAAAGATGCCAAAACCATTTATCAAATTCCACGTACATTCTATGAACAGGATGTCGATGACTTTATCTGCGAGCGTTTTGGTTATACGGATTTGCCAGAAGCGGATCTAACCGATTGGGATAATGTGGTTGAAGCGTTGCTGAACCCTGAATTTACCGTTCGTGTCGCAATGGTGGGTAAATATGTTGAACTGCCAGATGCCTATAAATCTGTCAATGAAGCCTTGTTACACGCAGGTATTAAAAACCGTGTAAAAGTCCAGATTGATTATGTAGATGCGGAACGTTTGGAATCTGAAGATGTCAATCAGGTTCTTGCTGAAGCAGATGCGATTCTAGTTCCAGGTGGATTCGGTGAGCGTGGTACTGAAGGTAAGATGACTGCGATTCGCTATGCTCGCGAAAATAAAATTCCATTCTTTGGTATTTGCTTAGGGATGCAGCTTGCTGTAATCGAATACGCACGCAATGTAGCGGGTATGCCAGAAGCGACTTCAACCGAATTTAATCGCTCTACAAAATTCCCATTGATTGGTTTGATTACTGAATGGTTAGATGAGCGCGGTGAATTACAGCATCGTAGTGTTGATTCAGATTTGGGTGGAACCATGCGTTTAGGTGCACAAAAATCAGAATTGGTTGCAGGTACCAAGATTCGTGAAATTTATGGTGCAGCAGAAATTACCGAACGTCATCGCCATCGTTATGAAATGAACGATCGCTTTATTGCACCAATTGAACAAGCAGGAATGAAAATCTCGGGTTATTCAACTGCACAACATTTGGTAGAAACGGTTGAGATTGCTGATCATCCTTGGTTTATCGCGGTACAATTCCACCCGGAATTCACCAGTTCGCCACGTGAAGGTCATCCGTTATTTGCTAGCTTTATTGCGGCAGCTAAACAGCAGCATCAGAAGTAA